A region from the Sandaracinus amylolyticus genome encodes:
- a CDS encoding serpin family protein has translation MPSSHRPITILALAAALGGCSADPAPSAPPPGDVARSSLARESTPIVSAEEAASLREGATDFALDLHRRVAGAGNSVISPHSIQVAFGMLRPGAVGETASQIDAVMGWANPGEPTYRAMNALDLELASRPRDGVRLAIANQSFGQIGFPFEAPYLDAIATHFGAGVSLLDFAGDTEGSRVVINGWVDERTDGNIPELIPVGVIDGTTRLVLVNAVHFDAAWDTEFDPDDTRDGAFHRESGGDVTVPLMHLALDAPHAAGEGWAAAELAYAGDELAMLVVVPTSGTLDALEGALDATGLDAIVASLATETIDVTMPRFAFGSDVDLVDPLREAGMPNVFDSGLAELDGIAPGRGLYVSAALHSATIDVSEAGTEASAATAVVVGERATPPRPRVSLDRPFLFFIRDRATGALLFVGRVADPSA, from the coding sequence ATGCCTTCGTCCCACCGTCCGATCACGATCCTCGCGCTCGCCGCCGCGCTCGGTGGCTGCAGCGCCGATCCCGCCCCGAGCGCTCCGCCGCCGGGAGACGTCGCGCGCTCGTCGCTCGCGCGCGAGAGCACACCGATCGTCTCCGCCGAGGAGGCGGCGTCGCTGCGCGAAGGCGCCACCGACTTCGCGCTCGACCTGCACCGTCGCGTCGCGGGCGCGGGCAACTCGGTGATCTCGCCGCACTCGATCCAGGTCGCGTTCGGCATGCTGCGCCCCGGCGCGGTCGGCGAGACCGCCTCGCAGATCGACGCGGTCATGGGCTGGGCGAATCCGGGCGAGCCCACCTACCGCGCGATGAACGCGCTCGATCTCGAGCTCGCGTCGCGGCCGCGCGACGGCGTGCGCCTCGCGATCGCGAACCAGTCGTTCGGACAGATCGGCTTCCCGTTCGAGGCCCCGTACCTCGACGCGATCGCCACGCACTTCGGCGCGGGCGTGTCGCTGCTCGACTTCGCGGGCGACACCGAGGGCAGCCGCGTCGTGATCAACGGCTGGGTCGACGAGCGCACCGACGGCAACATCCCCGAGCTGATCCCCGTCGGCGTGATCGACGGCACCACGCGGCTCGTGCTGGTCAACGCGGTGCACTTCGACGCGGCGTGGGACACCGAGTTCGATCCCGACGACACGCGCGACGGAGCGTTCCATCGCGAGAGCGGCGGTGACGTGACCGTGCCGCTGATGCACCTCGCGCTCGACGCGCCGCACGCGGCGGGCGAGGGCTGGGCCGCGGCCGAGCTCGCCTACGCGGGCGACGAGCTCGCGATGCTCGTCGTGGTGCCGACGAGCGGCACGCTCGATGCGCTCGAGGGCGCGCTCGACGCGACCGGGCTCGACGCGATCGTCGCGTCGCTCGCGACCGAGACCATCGACGTCACGATGCCGCGCTTCGCGTTCGGCAGCGACGTCGATCTCGTCGACCCGCTGCGCGAAGCGGGCATGCCCAACGTGTTCGACAGCGGGCTCGCCGAGCTCGACGGCATCGCGCCCGGCCGCGGCCTCTACGTCTCGGCCGCGCTGCACTCCGCGACGATCGACGTCAGCGAGGCGGGCACCGAGGCGTCCGCCGCGACCGCGGTCGTCGTCGGCGAGCGCGCCACGCCGCCGCGCCCGCGCGTCTCGCTCGATCGCCCGTTCCTCTTCTTCATCCGCGATCGCGCGACCGGCGCGCTGCTCTTCGTCGGGCGCGTCGCCGATCCCAGCGCGTGA
- a CDS encoding hybrid sensor histidine kinase/response regulator: protein MSYPHLLVPYEETPVASAIDLPVPDVPSLGVVLVDLRSCRVVQANEALLALLGISREELARAPLELATPIAQESRPVLATALAEVAASGRFTPFELTVSRRDGTGRRVWLTGTRHPARHDLALVYVVDITQSCQLVDALRDSEERARRLAEASFEGLFVHDGGVILDVNDVIPPMFATTREQMLGRNAMEFADESSRALLRDNIARQYELPYEAVGRRADGTTFPMEVLGKPIPFEGRIVRVTAVRDLTERKRTEAALREAESALLHAQKLESLGVLAGGIAHDFNNLLAIVLAFTGVAQRHIDPESPAYGALREVEHASRRAADLTRQMLVYSGRSARMIAPLSLDEVVRGIAQLASSSFSKKVALELSLAGELPQLAADRSQIEQLVLNLLTNASEAIGDEPGTIAVRTRAVELAAGAVDAATTQATLPAGRYLELEVRDTGCGMDESTRARMFDPFFSTKAHGRGLGLSAMLGILRSHGAGLAITTAPGAGTTFRVYFPVADRIEGPARPPSVAPAPRREGAVVLIADDEPALRRATRGVLVSAGYRVLEAADGAEAVDVFQRHADVVALVLLDLHMPKLDGREAFTAIRAIEPHVRVLLTSGFDVREVLEGMRGKTVSFLPKPSTSSELLAAVDAALAAPAP, encoded by the coding sequence TTGTCCTATCCTCACCTCCTCGTGCCCTACGAGGAGACGCCTGTCGCGAGCGCGATCGACCTGCCCGTTCCCGACGTGCCGTCGCTCGGGGTCGTGCTCGTCGATCTGCGCTCGTGTCGCGTCGTGCAAGCGAACGAAGCGCTGCTCGCGCTGCTGGGGATCTCGCGCGAGGAGCTCGCGCGCGCGCCGCTCGAGCTCGCGACGCCGATCGCGCAGGAGAGCCGACCGGTGCTCGCGACCGCGCTCGCGGAGGTCGCGGCGTCGGGGCGCTTCACGCCGTTCGAGCTCACCGTCTCGCGTCGCGACGGCACCGGCCGGCGCGTGTGGCTGACCGGGACGCGTCATCCTGCGCGCCACGATCTCGCGCTCGTCTACGTCGTCGACATCACGCAGAGCTGCCAGCTCGTCGACGCGCTACGCGACAGCGAGGAGCGCGCGCGACGCCTCGCCGAGGCGAGCTTCGAGGGGCTCTTCGTGCACGACGGCGGCGTCATCCTCGACGTCAACGACGTGATCCCGCCGATGTTCGCGACCACGCGCGAGCAGATGCTCGGGCGCAACGCGATGGAGTTCGCCGACGAGTCCTCGCGCGCGCTGCTGCGCGACAACATCGCGAGGCAGTACGAGCTGCCGTACGAGGCGGTCGGCAGGCGCGCCGACGGCACGACGTTCCCGATGGAGGTGCTCGGCAAGCCGATCCCCTTCGAGGGCCGCATCGTGCGCGTCACCGCGGTGCGCGATCTGACCGAGCGCAAGCGCACCGAGGCCGCGCTGCGCGAGGCGGAGAGCGCGCTCCTGCACGCGCAGAAGCTCGAGAGCCTCGGCGTGCTCGCGGGCGGCATCGCGCACGACTTCAACAACCTGCTCGCGATCGTGCTCGCGTTCACCGGGGTCGCGCAGCGGCACATCGATCCCGAGTCGCCCGCGTACGGCGCGCTGCGCGAGGTCGAGCACGCGTCGCGGCGCGCGGCGGATCTCACGCGCCAGATGCTCGTCTACTCGGGACGCAGCGCGCGCATGATCGCGCCGCTCTCGCTCGACGAGGTGGTGCGCGGCATCGCGCAGCTCGCGTCGAGCTCGTTCTCGAAGAAGGTCGCGCTCGAGCTCTCGCTCGCGGGAGAGCTCCCGCAGCTCGCGGCCGATCGCTCGCAGATCGAGCAGCTCGTGCTGAACCTGCTCACCAACGCGAGCGAGGCGATCGGCGACGAGCCGGGCACGATCGCGGTGCGCACGCGCGCGGTCGAGCTCGCGGCGGGCGCGGTCGACGCCGCGACGACGCAGGCGACGCTGCCCGCGGGCCGCTACCTCGAGCTCGAGGTGCGCGACACCGGCTGCGGCATGGACGAGAGCACGCGCGCCCGCATGTTCGATCCGTTCTTCTCGACGAAGGCGCACGGGCGCGGCCTCGGCCTCTCGGCGATGCTCGGCATCCTGCGCAGCCACGGCGCCGGGCTCGCGATCACCACCGCGCCCGGCGCGGGCACGACGTTCCGCGTGTACTTCCCGGTCGCCGATCGCATCGAAGGGCCCGCGCGGCCGCCGTCGGTCGCGCCCGCGCCGCGTCGCGAGGGCGCGGTCGTGCTGATCGCCGACGACGAGCCGGCGCTGCGTCGCGCGACGCGCGGCGTGCTGGTGTCCGCGGGCTACCGCGTGCTCGAGGCCGCCGACGGCGCGGAGGCCGTCGACGTGTTCCAGCGCCACGCCGACGTCGTCGCGCTCGTGCTGCTCGATCTGCACATGCCGAAGCTCGACGGTCGCGAGGCGTTCACCGCGATCCGCGCGATCGAGCCCCACGTGCGCGTGCTGCTCACGAGCGGCTTCGACGTGCGCGAGGTGCTCGAGGGGATGCGCGGCAAGACGGTGTCGTTCCTGCCGAAGCCGTCGACGTCGAGCGAGCTCCTCGCCGCCGTCGACGCCGCGCTCGCCGCGCCCGCGCCGTGA
- a CDS encoding DoxX family protein: MAPLIVLVGTFAILGLVGRGRWPWYVSLRIALAAMFFLTGWAHFAFLRDDMIRMVPPVFPRPDLMVTLTGIAELAGAVGLLIPRTAKWAAACLVVLMLAMFPANVYAALNGITFDGEPPAPLAFRTLEEVIFLSAGIAAAIPDRVAAMLRTARPGRA, encoded by the coding sequence ATGGCACCGCTCATCGTTCTCGTCGGTACGTTCGCGATCCTCGGCTTGGTCGGTCGCGGGCGTTGGCCTTGGTACGTCTCGCTGCGGATCGCGCTCGCCGCGATGTTCTTCCTGACGGGATGGGCTCACTTCGCGTTCTTGCGCGACGACATGATCCGGATGGTCCCGCCGGTCTTCCCGCGCCCCGATCTGATGGTGACGCTCACCGGGATCGCGGAGCTCGCGGGCGCGGTCGGGCTCCTGATCCCGCGCACCGCGAAGTGGGCCGCGGCATGTCTCGTCGTGCTGATGCTCGCGATGTTCCCCGCGAACGTGTACGCCGCGCTGAACGGGATCACGTTCGACGGCGAGCCGCCCGCTCCGCTCGCGTTCCGCACCCTCGAGGAAGTGATCTTCCTGTCGGCGGGGATCGCGGCGGCGATCCCCGATCGCGTCGCCGCGATGCTGCGCACGGCGCGACCGGGGCGTGCGTGA
- a CDS encoding limonene-1,2-epoxide hydrolase family protein, whose translation MAAPKTQTSSGSNANIRVVQSFIDALTAFDIDRALSMMSDDVVYQNVPLPPDRGRAQVERTLRLFGRVARELEIRVHHIAENDGVVLTERTDLIRGPALDLAFWCCGTFEVRDGKIVLWRDRFDTAEVTLQLLTSPLRRVARQLGVLGRPGDGATAGSPRESHAPAGAPQRASA comes from the coding sequence ATGGCTGCTCCCAAGACCCAGACGAGCTCCGGCTCCAACGCGAACATCCGCGTCGTGCAGTCCTTCATCGACGCGCTCACGGCGTTCGACATCGATCGCGCGCTCTCGATGATGAGCGACGACGTCGTCTACCAGAACGTGCCGCTCCCGCCCGATCGTGGTCGCGCGCAGGTCGAGCGCACGCTCCGCCTCTTCGGGCGCGTCGCGCGCGAGCTCGAGATCCGCGTCCACCACATCGCCGAGAACGACGGCGTCGTGCTCACCGAGCGCACCGATCTGATCCGCGGGCCCGCGCTCGATCTCGCGTTCTGGTGCTGCGGCACGTTCGAGGTGCGCGACGGGAAGATCGTCCTCTGGCGTGATCGCTTCGACACCGCCGAGGTCACGCTGCAGCTGCTGACCAGCCCGCTGCGCCGCGTCGCGCGACAGCTCGGTGTGCTCGGCCGTCCGGGTGACGGCGCGACCGCGGGCAGCCCGCGCGAGTCGCACGCGCCCGCCGGCGCACCGCAGCGCGCGAGCGCCTGA
- a CDS encoding helix-turn-helix domain-containing protein, producing the protein MLLPRASTRRAPLARAWDEALLVRGEGGRSTRHAHHWWHLVIGLDAPLRASGPDGVELEARAILTPPDVAHAITASGEIALLYVEPEGRIAACLRAACPDVRVLSDREAEPLVDALDREPTEAVMALLLEVLGAPEPAPIRAHPAIAKVLRHLEQAPSDADVSLDTLAALAGLSSSRFLHAFTEHVGLPLRPYVRWLRVRRAAGMLLGGAPASEAAHGAGFADAAHMSRTFREMFGVTPSEIARRSQSVQSG; encoded by the coding sequence ATGCTCTTGCCGCGCGCGAGCACGCGGCGCGCACCGCTCGCGCGCGCATGGGACGAGGCGCTCCTGGTGCGCGGCGAGGGCGGGCGCTCCACGCGTCACGCGCACCACTGGTGGCACCTCGTGATCGGCCTCGACGCGCCGCTGCGCGCGAGCGGTCCCGACGGCGTCGAGCTCGAAGCGCGCGCGATCCTCACGCCGCCCGACGTCGCGCACGCGATCACCGCGTCCGGCGAGATCGCGCTGCTCTACGTCGAGCCCGAGGGCCGCATCGCCGCGTGCTTGCGCGCCGCGTGCCCCGACGTGCGCGTGCTCTCCGATCGCGAGGCGGAGCCGCTCGTCGACGCGCTCGATCGCGAGCCGACCGAGGCGGTGATGGCGCTGCTGCTCGAGGTGCTCGGCGCGCCCGAGCCCGCGCCGATCCGCGCCCACCCGGCGATCGCGAAGGTCCTGCGCCACCTCGAGCAGGCACCGTCCGACGCCGACGTCTCGCTCGACACGCTCGCCGCGCTCGCAGGGCTCTCGTCGAGCCGCTTCCTGCACGCGTTCACCGAGCACGTCGGGCTGCCGCTGCGGCCCTACGTGCGGTGGCTGCGGGTGCGTCGCGCCGCGGGGATGCTGCTCGGTGGCGCGCCGGCGAGCGAGGCCGCGCACGGCGCGGGGTTCGCCGACGCCGCGCACATGTCGCGGACGTTCCGCGAGATGTTCGGCGTGACGCCCTCGGAGATCGCGCGGCGCAGCCAGTCCGTTCAATCGGGTTGA